The proteins below are encoded in one region of Hordeum vulgare subsp. vulgare chromosome 3H, MorexV3_pseudomolecules_assembly, whole genome shotgun sequence:
- the LOC123439668 gene encoding probable membrane-associated kinase regulator 2 produces the protein MESFSLLKYLRGGAVAGNQRAAVAATTIAASPCEEDGGEGGGGGGGGGDVVEDDAAFFDLEFAVPGDESAASDAEEERVEFNFSVAGDAASGGEVVAVEPVVPVSETENCVGKEAEPAATAEAPAASFLRPATKFRVLLLKLRKPKVPVAAEGNAGAAAGAGGSPAPKTNRFLIKFRVEDAPFVSLFTRDNSSRTSDAGSGTGAARPAVQAPQPSDAVAITAEERRFAKEVMLKYLNKIKPLYVKVSRRYGERLRFAGASEGEETDAEPEPSPSPSATPSPAPTQPRAAPPPQPQPQPVVVACGVRAPRASVPAGLKQACKRLGKSRSASSAVAAAPSPSATPPTPAQPQRRDDSLLQLQDGIQGAIAHCKRSFNASKGSESPLLRSMTEPKADGAADSKDGVDGA, from the exons ATGGAATCGTTTAGCTTGCTCAAATACCTGCGCGGCGGAGCCGTCGCCGGCAACCAGCGCGCGGCCGTGGCGGCCACGACCATAGCCGCGTCCCCGTGTGAGGAGGACGGTGGcgaaggaggtggcggtggcggtgggggCGGCGACGTGGTCGAAGACGACGCGGCCTTCTTCGACCTCGAGTTCGCGGTGCCTGGCGACGAGAGCGCCGCGTCGGACGCGGAGGAGGAGAGGGTCGAGTtcaacttctccgtcgccggcgaCGCCGCGTCCGGCGGCGAGGTGGTCGCCGTCGAACCGGTGGTGCCGGTCAGTGAGACTGAGAACTGCGTCGGGAAGGAAGCGGAGCCTGCTGCGACGGCGGAGGCCCCTGCCGCGTCGTTCCTCCGGCCGGCGACCAAGTTCCGCGTGCTGCTGCTTAAGTTGAGGAAGCCGAAGGTCCCCGTTGCGGCGGAGGGCAACGCCGGTGCTGCTGCCGGCGCCGGCGGTTCCCCGGCGCCCAAGACCAATCGTTTCTTGATCAAGTTCCGGGTGGAGGACGCGCCGTTTGTGTCGCTCTTCACGCGTGACAACAGCTCTCGCACCTCCGACGCCGGCAGCGGCACCGGCGCGGCCAGGCCAGCGGTGCAGGCACCTCAGCCTTCCGATGCGGTGGCGATCACCGCCGAGGAGCGGCGCTTCGCCAAGGAGGTCATGCTCAAGTACCTCAACAAAATCAAGCCCCTCTACGTCAAGGTCTCCCGCCGCTACGGCGAGCGCCTACGGTTCGCCGGTGCAAGCGAGGGCGAGGAGACAGACGCCGAGCCCGAACCCTCGCCGTCCCCTTCCGCGACACCCTCCCCCGCCCCCACCCAGCCTCGTGCCGCACCTCCCCCGCAGCCACAGCCACAGCCCGTTGTCGTCGCATGCGGCGTGCGCGCTCCGCGCGCCAGCGTCCCGGCCGGTCTGAAGCAGGCGTGCAAACGCCTCGGCAAGAGCCGGTCCGCGTCCTCCGCCGTGGCAGCCGCGCCGTCGCCGTCGGCCACGCCACCGACCCCCGCGCAGCCGCAGCGGCGCGACGACTCGCTGCTGCAGCTGCAGGACGGCATCCAGGGCGCCATTGCGCACTGCAAGCGCTCCTTCAACGCGTCCAAAG GGTCCGAGTCGCCGCTGCTGAGGTCGATGACGGAGCCGAAGGCCGACGGCGCGGCCGACAGCAAGGACGGCGTCGACGGCGCGTGA